The region gcaCGCGATGTGACCACCAAGGCGCCAGCAGCCTCACTCACCGACTGAGGACCTTGTGACAGATCCACAGCATCCACCTGGGAACATCCGGGCACTGCTTCTCGTCACCCCGTTTCTTGATGTTCATCACGATGGTGGCCATGATGAGAGAGATACAGTTGAACGTCATCACCACGAACAGGAACACACCTGGACAGTgttcacaacaccatcatcacctttcttgtcatcaccaccatcacctgtagtgtccacatcaacatcatcacctttcttgtcatcaccaccatcacctgtaGTGttcatatcaacatcatcacctttcttgtcatcaccaccatcacctgtaGTGttcatatcaacatcatcacctttcttgtcatcaccaccatcacctgtaGTGttcatatcaacatcatcacctttgttatcatcatcaccatcacctgtaGTGttcatatcaacatcatcacctttgttgtcatcaccaccatcacctgtagtgtccacatcaacatcatcacctttgttgtcatcaccaccatcacctgtaGTGttcatatcaacatcatcacctttgttgtcatcaccaccatcacctgtagtgttcacatcaacatcatcacctttgttgtcatcaccaccatcacctgtaGTGttcatatcaacatcatcacctttgttgtcatcaccaccatcacctgtagtgtccacatcaacatcatcacctttgttgtcatcaccaccatcacctgtaGTGttcatatcaacatcatcacctttgttatcatcatcaccaccatctgtaaagtgttctcatcaacatcatcaccttcgttatcatcaccaccatcaaccttACAGTGTACACGTCAGCATcacttttgttatcatcatcaccatcacctttagTGTTCATATCAACATTCTTACCTTTGTTACCATCACCTGTGGTgttcacatcaacatcatcaccttcgtaatcatcaccgccatcacttGCAGTgtccacatcaacatcatcacattcgttatcaacatcaccatcacctgtAGTGttcatatcaacatcatcaccttcgtaatcatcacctccaccatctgTAAAGTgttcacatcaacatcatcacctttgttatcatcatcaccatcacctgtaGTGTTCATATCAACTGACATCATCACCTTCGATATCATCACCTGTAATGTTCATATCAACATCACCACCTTcgatatcatcaccaccaccatctgtaatgttctcatcaacatcatcaccttcgtgaccatcaccatcaccaggatGTACCAAACATCGTGACAAAAACGCATTCATGGATGTAATAAACAGCAACAGCACTACCTGCCATAGCAAAACCtataacaacaaacataacacaacaaaaacaacaacaagagaacaacgcaacaacaagaaatcaaaccaaacaaacagtaatggcgataatgataacagtgaaaacaaacacaccccaaaCTGAACAGCAGTAGTCAGGGAACCtcacaaacataacaacaacaacaacaagaagagaactACACAATTACAAGAAATTAAAATTAActgtaatgacaataatgataacagtgaaaacaaacacaccccaaaCTGAACAGCAGTAGTCAGGGACACTCCAAAGACTGACCCAGAATTGgcacaaacataacaacaacaacaacaagagaactaCACAATTACAAGAAATTAAAATTaacgataatgacgataatgataacaatgaaaatGAACACATCTGAAACTGAACAGCAGTCAGGGAGCCTTAAAGATCGACCCAGAATTGGCACAaacataacaccaccaccaccaccaccaccaccacaacaacaacaacaacaagagaacaacaGATGACACGAAATTGAAACAAAcagtaatgacgataatgataatgacaatgaacaCATCCCAAACTGAACAGCAGTCAGGGAGCCCCAAGGAACGACCCAGGATTGGCACAaacataacaccaccaccaccaccacaacaacaacaagagaacaacaCGATGACAAGAAATTGAAACAAacagtaatgacaataatgacgccAATGACAATGAACACATCCCAAACTGAACAGCAGTCAGGGAGCCCCAAGGAACGACCCAGGATTGGCACAaacataacaccaccaccaccaccacaacaacaacaagagaacaacaCGATGACAAGAAATTGAAACAAacagtaatgacaataatgatgccAATGACAATGAACACATCCCAAACTGAACAGCAGTCAGGGAGCCCCAAGGAACGACCCAGAATTGGCACAaacataacaccaccaccaccaccaccaccaccacaacaacaagagaacaacaCGATGACAAGAAATTGAAACAAacagtaatgacaataatgacgccAATGACAATGAACACATCCCAAACTGAACAGCAGTCAGGGAGCCCCAAGGAACGACCCAGAATTGGCACAaacataacaccaccaccaccacaacaacaacaacaacaagagaacaacaCTATGACAAGAAATTGAAACAAacagtaatgacaataatgatgccAATAACAATGAACACATCCCAAACTGAACAGCAGTCAGGGAGCCCAAAGGAATGACCCAGGATtggcacaaacacaacacaacaacaacaacaagagaagaacaCAGCAATGAGAActgaaaaaatgacaacaacaacaacaacagtaacgacgataatgaaaatgaataaatcccAAACTGAACAGCAGTCAAGGAGCCCCAAAGATGAGGAATTTTGTtgcaatgtcccgtcacacattgatcattgaagacattttgtaacaGTACTGATTTTtgcatttgagtgttatcgtttagaagaggagaggggggtggggaggatggggtggatggtgagttgggggaaaaccGGGTTAGGGTACCCCACAAGGACTGACCCAGGATGGGCGTGGAGTTGGTGTCCGGCACGTTGTCAGCGATCCTCAGCTGCAGCACGTAGAGCGTGAGGAAGACGGTCAGGCCGATGGCGATCTTCTCGCCCTTGTGGCAGGGCAGGAGGAAGGAGGCCAGGGTCAGCACGCACAGCATGATGGTGGGCGCGATGACGATGTAGTCGTAGTACAGCGACTTCCGGCGCATGTGGATCTTCAGGTTGACCATGGCGTGCAGCCCGTCCCCAGGGCAGCACGAGCTGTCCAGCACCTCCCGGGTCAAGGACACGTTCACCAGGTCGTACTCGCTGTTCATGACGTAGTGCTCCAGGTCGGGGCGCTTCAAGGTCAGGCGGAGGTCAAGCTGGGCCACGTCGTAGATCCACGACCCGAACTTGACCTCACAGATCTGCTGGTCGTAAGGGAAGAAGGTGACGTCCACGGCGCACGCGCTGTTGACGATGAGGGGCACCATCCAGCGGACATGCCCAGTGTGCTGGATGGACACCTTGCTGCCCGTCACGTTGATGAAGCCGTCGATGCTCTCCCCGGCTCTGTGGCATAGTGGGTCTGTCGTCATCATGCCGTCACCAATGAGGACCTCGGCGGTTAATGTCGTCATTACGTGATGTGACATCACGGATTTCAACGGTTAATGTCGTCGTTATGTGATGTGGCACGCAACGGTGAGTATCGTCATAGTACCGTCACCACGGAACTCAACGTTTACTATCGTCATAACGTGATGCCGTCACCAAGGAActaacacagaacacaacagttAACACAGTTAAcatcgctatatatatatatatatatatatatatatatatatatatatatatatatatatatatatatatatatatatatatggtgaatACAATGATCGTCATCAACAAAATGATGTCATCACAGAACAACACCGTTCACATCGTCATAACGTCACCACGGAGAACATAGATTACCAACGTCATAGCGTGATTACGTCATCATGGAACACAACAGTTAAAAACGTCATAACGTCACCACGGAAAACAAAGATTACTATCGTCAGAGCGTAATGACGTCACCACGGAACGCTAAGGTTAACATCTTCATAATGTAATACCACTGGCACAGAACCTAACAGTGTTTCAATTACGATATAGTCATGCAGaatcctttccctccctccctccctcgctccctccctccccacccccactcctactgAACACGTAATGTTGACTGACATGGAGACCGAAATGGCCGAGAGCTGAACGTGTAATTGGCGGAAATagcaggtgcgtgcgtgcgtgtgtgtgtgcatgcgtgcgtgcgtgcgtttgtgtgtgtgtgtgtgtgtgtgcgcgcgcgcgcgcgcgcgtgtgcgtatgtgtgtacacgACTAAAGTGCTGACGGACATGTTGAAGATGAAGATGTCAGGCAGCCACACATAGTTTGCGGGGATCATCAGCACTTTCTGCCCATTGTAGTGCTTGGGTCTCCACACCAGGTTCTCGTCACGCCAGTCCTGCACACGGCAACCACACGtatttaataattattataacacGTGAGGTTTGAcaggaatgaagagagagggaggggatgggggggcgggggggagagagacagttgagaggggaggggaggaggaggggggggagacagacaggcagacagacagacggggataAAAGGGAGTGAGTCGTAAGTAAgatagggagagcgagagagagcggaagagagagaaacagacagacagacagacagagcggagaGCGTGTGGGGGATGGGAATGGGGTCAGTTGCTGCAGAATAAAATCCAGTAAAGATATTGTGATAACTGATAAAACACTATAttgcgacgatgacgacgacgacgatgacgatgatgatgatgatgatgacggcaaatTGCCACCATCAGCAACAGAACCACGAAAACaaatgacaacaaaacagaaataacagcACGCACACCAGaaacaccaacaataccaccgccaacaacaccaacatcaccaccaccaccaacaacaacaacaacaagaacaccacctacatcaccaccacgtccacctccacaaccaccaacaacaacaccaacacccacaccacaccactaccaccacaaccaccaccaccacctaaccacactaccaccaccaccaacaacaacacctacaccacaccaccaccaccaccaccaccaccacctaaccacactaccaccatcacaaacaacagcaacaatgtgaTGAAACTGAATTTCACTTACCTCATAAATCCAGACAGAAGTCGTCagaatttgatttttttcatcctgtgagaaacacacacgtacacacacacatacacacacacacacacacacacacacacacagatacacacacacacacacacacacacacacacacacacacacacacacatcagtgatgACTTACGGCATGGGTGGGATGAGTAATCTAAAATCACAACTGTATACAAACGTTAAACAAAACAacgaacgcgcacgcgcgcacgcacacacagacacacacgcgcaagcgctcgcacacacgtacatccacacacacacacacacacatacgcatactcaCATGCGAAGACAGTAGTTTCTTTGACCTGCCTCGATATTTTCCCTACCCTCGTCAAATATTAAActtaagaacgaacgaacacacatgctcgtacacacacactcacacatgaacacgcacgcacacatagacacactcatgaacacacacacacacacacacacacacacacacacacacattggtgcacacaaacacacatacgcgcgcgcgcgcacacacacacacacacacacacacacattctaccatCCGTCCATCTGTTACATTAATCCATCCATCAAAACCCCACCATCCATGCCCCCTTgcatccaccccccacatcccccctccacacgcacacacacatacacacactgatgcaaacacacacacacacacacacacacacacacgaacacgcacgcacacatacatacacatgaacaaacagacacacacacacacacacacacacacacacacacacatgaacacgaacgcacacatacatacacatgaacacacacacacacacacacacacacacacacacaccgtcatgaacacgcacgcacacatacatacacatgaacaaacagacagacacacacacacacacacacacacacacacacacacacacacacacgcgcgcgcgcacgcacgcacgcacgcaccaggtCGAGCAGCTGGTTGAGGGAGACGGCGAAGTGCACGGTGACAGGGTGACTGGCGTTGGTGACGGGGCGTGACTCGCTGCTGTAGTTGTGGAACAGTCCTTCGAACAGCTGGTGCTCGGGCCCCTCCTTCCTCCGCCCGGCCTCCTCCGCCCCCCGCACTGCCCGCACACCTTGTTCTTGAatgcattttgtattttgtgtttctttttatcacaacagatttccctgtgtgcaattcgggctggagagcgcgtcgctacactacagtgccacccgttttgttgttgttgttgttttttgttgttgtttttttcttcctgcgtgcagttttattattgaagtggatttttctacagaatgttaccaggaacaacccttttgttgacgtgggttcttttacgtgcgctaagtacatgctgcacacggaacctccgtttatcgtctcatccgaatgactagcgtccaggccaccacttaaggtctagtggaggtggagaaaatatcggcggctgagccgtgattcgaaccagcgcgctcagattctctcgcttcctgggcggacgcgttacctctaggccatcactccccacaGTGTGCTGCCTTTGTCctccgtcgtcatcgtcgtcatcattgtcgtcgtcgtcgtcgtcatcatcatcatcaccatcgtcgttgtcgtcaccgtcatcgtcagTATCTCACCcgcgtcgtcatcgtcgtcatcattgtcgtcgtcgtgcGGTCgtcgtcagtcatcatcatcatcataatcgtcgtcatcgttgtcatcattgtcgtcgtcgtcatcatcaacatcatcataatcgtcgtcgtcatcatcatcatcgccgctgtcatcagcatcaacatcgtcgtcgtcgtcatcgcgcAAACGGAGATtatctcttcctcacacacacacacacacgcacacacacacacacacacacacacacacacacacacactgacacacacacacacacactgacacacacacacacacacacacacacacacacacacacacacacacagactctctcaccTGCAGTGGCCAGGCCCCCTAGCCAAAGCAACAAGAGCCAGCAGCACACCCTCGTCTTGCCCATCATGGATGCCGCTGagcgaccaccaccacaaccaccacaacgacaaccccAGCAGTGTTGTGCACGGCCCCAGACTCTATCACTCCCACTACAGCACATCTTCCCTGTCTTGCCTTCAGCCAACCGGGGCTggctgcgctctctctctctctctctctctctctctgccagctgGCCTGGGTTCCAGTGTCTTGGACACAGGTCTTTCTTCCGGtattcacacaacacactcagTGTGCACACACCAAATCATCGCAGGTCGAAACCAGACTGATTGACCCAGTCACAGAACACACGAACGTCGGCCGCTGTTGGTTGTTGGAGCGACCTTGGCCTTCATTAGCATAATATTTCATTGGCACACACAGCTCGTGCGGCACTCGAGCTGCGCCGGATCGcaacgcgcgcacgtgcgtgtgtgagttctCTTCCTGTCAGCGCAGGTGTGGAATGCGCTGTTGTGTCGATCTCGTTTATCTTTTGCTGTCAGTCCGTGGCTGGTGTTTTGGAGTTCTTGGGATTGGAGTGTTCAGTTGTGGCGATCAGTTCAGACATGGTGACTGATTGGGGGGAAGACTTAAGTCGAGAACTCGTTCACCTCTGAACCCCGCCAGGAATTAATGAACTACTGAACAGCCTGCACGCCGGCGTGGGTTTTTTTGGCCCAAGAAAAACACTTATCTCAGCGGTGTTGACTATGCAGCAGATAACATAACTGGAAATAAGGCTGTGTTCAAAATTCAGTTTCTCTTGGAATATTCAAGTTATTAACGTCAAACTTCATGTAGTTTGTTCAATATAATTGACTGATATCAGTTTCAACTTGAAAGTGGCTGAAATCACACATCAAAGAAACTTAATTCAGTATCCCATCATTTGTATCATTTTTGAGTTTTGTTACTCCCGCAAAATCAGCTGAGAGATTTTAATTCAAATTCCCAGCGGTGACATTGTAAGACAAATATACAGATAACATACAAACGGATTTTCAAGACTGAAAACCAGTCTCGAGCAGGCCTGTGCTGCCGCCATTTGTCTTCAGTTCGAGTCACGGTCGGTGTCTGGCGGcggaattcttttttttcctattttttctttcaaatatccATCAGTATATAGGTGTGGCAGAATTCATTTCAGAGTTCACCGGCCACTGGCGCATCAATGCCGGACTGGACTCAGTGACTCAGTGGCCCAAACTAGTGCAAACTCAGTAGCCCAAAGTAGCGCCAGAGCAAGAGTTAATTATCGGAAAATTGACCGTCTTGAGTACCAACTATGACTTTTGTGTAAACCGcttcaggaaaacaacaacaacaaacttgtaACAGATTTTCACCGAGTCAGAAAGTAAAACTGAGTGTGTACTACGGAGTTTACCTGCGTCAGTTTCACTCAGTTTATCACGACTGTTTCAGTTTTCACGGATGTCGCGTTTCATTCTGAAACTGAACATAAAACTGACTGAAACAAATAATTTAAAACTGAGTGAGAAGAACGTAATAAGAATGcaagaaaaatatataataaaaacgaagttaaaaaaagggggggaaataaagaagaaaaaaaaaacgaaaaaaaaaaggagattgtCCAGTCACTTCAACCGGATATTCCTGCCAAAGAATTCAACTTCATACCGGGCAGAAAATGAAAACTTTTCTGCTATTCTGCTCGTCGAATGACTTTTTCGACCAGTGTTTTACAACTGAAAGCCGGccggaaaagaaattaaaaaaaaaacaaaactgatatatatatatatatatatatatatatataacaaaaccaAATCTGATAGATATACaaagtaaaaaatttaaaaaaaagagggtaAAATGGCTGTAGCTCAGAAAGCATGGTATCCCCGCTGTCCTTTCGGACGTTTCTGAACTCAGCAGGTCAAGAATACATTACTGAAGCTGGAAAACAATACTATATATCCCGGCGGCGTCAGCCTTCACCGGCTTGAGGGACAACACAGACTATACCCGAGACAAACTTTCAGTAAAgtcattgaacaacaacaacaacaacaacaaaacacacacacacacacacacacacacacacaggtacacacacacacacacacacacacaggtacacacacacaccggcagagcCGGAGAACGCGGGCTGCTTGCACGTGCGATTACACGTTGGCacgcgggcgtgcgcgcgcgcacacacacacacacacacacacacacacacactgtgacacacacacacacacacacacacacacacacacaccggcacacacacatgcacacacaccgtgacacacacgcacacacacacacacacaccgtgacatatatatacataccgtGAGAACGCAGACACACTTGCATGCGCGCTTATACGTTCacggttcgcgcgcgcgcacacacagaggcacgcacgcacgcacacagaacaacCCCATTTTGTCGTCATTATTACCAAGAAGGACAACTCTAACAAACAGAAGTTCAGTGCTTGTGCACCGAAAAGTTCAGTGTGACGGAAGAACCCGGACTTTCACATTGATGTGTTTTCGTCTTCGCAAAAACACGTTTGTAAAGTTGCAGAGAAGTTGAAAGCTACAACCGTGCCGAAATGATCACAAGATGCGGACGGGAAGAAGTTCTTGCCATAACAGGTAAATACAGATACATGAACTATACTATAATTTTTTTTACGTTCAAAATATGGCCCGCGTGAAGCTAAGTGACCAACAACGGAGTGGATTGTCACGTACATTGTTGTTCATGATGTTAGTGTGAGTTAGGTGGAGAAGCCACTGCGCGCATTTACAACCAAATCAGGAGTGggttattttatgttattatattttattatttttttatcggTCTCAATTTTATACAACTTTCAGTTTTGGAGT is a window of Babylonia areolata isolate BAREFJ2019XMU chromosome 5, ASM4173473v1, whole genome shotgun sequence DNA encoding:
- the LOC143281892 gene encoding neuronal acetylcholine receptor subunit alpha-10-like yields the protein MCCSGSDRVWGRAQHCWGCRCGGCGGGRSAASMMGKTRVCCWLLLLWLGGLATAVRGAEEAGRRKEGPEHQLFEGLFHNYSSESRPVTNASHPVTVHFAVSLNQLLDLDEKNQILTTSVWIYEDWRDENLVWRPKHYNGQKVLMIPANYVWLPDIFIFNIAGESIDGFINVTGSKVSIQHTGHVRWMVPLIVNSACAVDVTFFPYDQQICEVKFGSWIYDVAQLDLRLTLKRPDLEHYVMNSEYDLVNVSLTREVLDSSCCPGDGLHAMVNLKIHMRRKSLYYDYIVIAPTIMLCVLTLASFLLPCHKGEKIAIGLTVFLTLYVLQLRIADNVPDTNSTPILGVFLFVVMTFNCISLIMATIVMNIKKRGDEKQCPDVPRWMLWICHKVLSRIVCTRYLWKDDIPMPGYPLQHPHPHPADDDGGEEKGRGQHQCLDSAYRQLLDPPPLADSPPDNNAVTASYRPSPRPLPRSPRLLRQRKGTQAPRHPEDLHSNHIMASSPTTATTTTPTARVGRVDSREEGVSEERMFHMKRQWFFVAEVADKFAFLIYLLTMSFTIFMILYVIPVHMRKDPVMT